AGTAAAATtgaaaatgattcaatgacaaatgcaTATTTAACAGTCACTTGTTGCCACCTGGTGGGGTAAAAGGGGTGGGACCATAACTTTTAACGATTAATTATGCAGTTCCAATGGATGAAGGGCCCCTCAAGAGGTAAAAGCCCAGGGGCCCCTTATAGTCTTGATGCGGCCCTGCCTGTACATTTGTAATTGTGTTATGCTAAAACACCATAACACACACTGCTTTATTTTTCTGTGTATATTTCAAGGTCATAGACTATTGAATTTGTATTAAATATGGAAGAAATGTCTCTGGAGCGAAAACACATTTTGGCATGTaactgttaaatatatatttttatttaactatgCTTGCCAATAATTTATaatggtttttttttgtttttttttgtggcagTTTTCTGACAATTTGAAAACTGTCTTAGacaattaaaacaattaaaatctGTCTTATAATTTGTGCAActaaaagaaaaatatacatgGCTGTAATAATATTATTGCATCCATGTCTTGATATGGTAGTAAGTAAATCTGGACTTGTCCATCTGTCCGTTTCCCTGTAGTGTGGAAGGTCACCCTGAATTAAGAAGAGCAGCTGAAGACACCAGCAGCTGGATTCCACTATGATCCCGATGCACTGCTCCCGCTCAAACTGACAGGTTTTCTCTGCAGCAAACtggcagagagaaagagagctcACACAGGTGGGCCAGCAGCATCCCAGAGATTATAGATTTGGAGATTACAGTACAACAGCAGGTCAGGGCACATTGCCTTGTTGAAATCCGAGTTCTCCACCTCACCAATTCTGTTAAGAGCTGTCATTGTGAAATTGGCAGGCGCGTCCTGCGACACAACACACATTCGCATGCAAGCAACTGCTCACATCCTCTAGCTGCTAAACAAATGCAGTGCTATAAGAAAATCTGATGGAGTAATGCCATTATTTGTTTGCATTTTTCTATAATCCAGCTCCTTGGCACTCAAATCCCTTTTTTTGTGCTTAAACCGTTAAGATTATTTGAATCATCTTTGTTGCCAACTTTTCCTCCTTTTATTTCGTTCTTTTTTGTTATCCACTGACCTGGAGCGAGTCAAAGCGCTCATCTTATCAAACTATGATGATGAATGTCCTTAAGTGCTAAACTGAAATGTTTAAACCCCATTGCTATTTTCCAGACAGCGGAACCATTGGGACTGGAGAGCAGCAGAGAGATGAGTTCCTTCTAGTTAAATCTTCAAGCTGCTTTCATTGAAGACACCATTAAGACCAAGGAGACAAGTGGGGTGGCATGTCTCTGCACTTAAAATAACTCGCAGGATACGCAACTACAGCCAAATGAATGAGACGGAAAGAGTTTAGAGAGTGTTGTATAATATAAAGCTATCCAAGATGTCTGCAAAAGAGCTTCATTACAAGTCTGTGAGAAAACTCCACCCGTTTCCTCCTCTGGTTGTGAAGTTCAGCGCGGTGGCTCGGTAGACGTGTACGGACGCGGACAAACCGGATTACAGTGACAAACCTGGACTCATAGAGGACTGTAATGGAACAGACACGGATGACAGCCTAGCTTGTCTGGCACTGAGATGTCAAAACCACAGAGTGGGCTATTCTTCCAGCTGTCATTGCAAGGAGAATAGAGCAGATCACACACACGCCTACAAGCAGACTGATTTTTAGAGGCGAAAGACTGGTGTGTGTTTGAACCGTGGCAGTTCAGAAGCGTGAAAGAGAGACCTGGAGGAGATCCTATAGTGTAGGGGGAAGAGAGCGAAAATAAAGAGCGGTAAAAGGCTCCCCGGCAGCAGTGACACATTGAAAGAGAAGACTGACAGACGGGAGATCAGCAGCGGTAGTTCACAGGCAAACAGTTTTGTGAGATTCACAGACTTTTGGGTTTAAAGCCTGTGTCGCTCAGTACGCCGAGTAGTACCGAGTCCAGGTTTGGCACGGTGGCAGGGGCTGGTTCATGGCAGTGGGGCGGGCGCATGCCGTCTGTGCCTCCGCAGCGAGAGGGACGCTTGGGCTTGGGCTGGGGTTGGGGATGGGCCGCATGGGCACGAACTCAGAGGACGGGCGAGCTGAGGCCCTGGGCGCCCGTCGGAGCTGTGGCGGCTGGAGAACGCGGGGGAATgcgatgctctctgcgcttctGCGTGGTCTTGGGATCCCTGGCCCTCCTGTTCCTCACCTCGCTCTTCTTCTCCTTCTCCCTGAGAGGAGGAACCGGCCTGCCTTACTTGGAACCCCCGGGATGGGAAGAGTCGCACAGGGTTAAGCTAGTGCCCAGCTATGCTGGTTCCCACCGGGTGATCCCAGCTGAGAGTACTCAGCAGAAGACATGTGCCTGCTCTCGGTGCGTGGGCGACCCAGGCGTTTCTGACTGGTTTGACGAGAACTATGACCCGGACATCTCGCCTGTGTGGATTCGGGACAACATCCAGCTGCCTTCAGACGTGTACTACTGGTGGGTGGTAAGTGATCTTACATTTACTCATTTGCTGCTTTTAGCATTATGAATCCATTCCCTTGAGGTGGCTACACTTTGTTGTGGTTCTAGTTTGTGAAATGCTTTTGACCTCATGCATTTGCTAAATGgggaaaacaaaattaaatgacTATAAAAATGTTGCATGTAAAACAATTCCACTGTCCTTAATTAAGAGACCTCATTTTATTGTGCTTCTTTCCTTCAAATGAGAGATGTTAGTGCTCTGCAATTGTGCTTATGCATCATGTTTAAGCGACACAAAGCCAAGAGAACATGAGTAACGTCTGAAAAAAAGTGTGTCAGCTAAAAATGTTAGTCTGTAATACTTGGGTATATTAAAAGCAGGGAGGGTGCTGAACTGCATTAAGTAAAAGAAGCATAAAGATTTGGGGATGGGGGTTGGGAAAACGCTTCAGGAAAAATACTGAATTTTGCATGTCAAAAACATGCTGTCACAATATTGTTGTAGGTGTTTGCTTACTGGTCAAAAAATGTATGTACTTAATATAAATACCCTGCAATAGtacttttattatagtaaattGATATACTTAAAATCTGCTAATTTGGAACAActaattttgtaattttgtatATTTGATTTAGCTTAAATTCAACTATTTCAAGTATACTTTAGGTCCACTTTAAATATCTTGCATTTAAAGATTGCATTGATATTATACAGTCATTATACTATCCTTATTAATAGTGATATTGAAACACCTTTTATGCTTAATATTATGTGCATTGTGCAATAAAGAAGTACtccaaaaaaaagtttaattataaaatgtatatcagtAAGTGATAAAAGTGAATGTGATTGTTAATAAATATGTTAAtggattttttaaatacattttggtataGGTTTTAAAACTAGGATACAATGGGCATAATTACTCAAAACGTACTTATGTCCTCTTCCTGCTATTCCAATTCAATTCTGCATCCTGTGGTGTGAGActaattcaaataaaattaatttttaaatttaaaatcagATGTTTACCTATACCtgctatacattttaaaatgcacatataacttaaatgaatatatacactactggtaAAAATGTTGGGGTTCCTAAGAtttgtttttggaaaaaagtctTTATTACACACAAacgatgcatttatttgatcaaaaatacagtaaaaaatctATTGAGTCTCATATTAAACACAATGGCTcccatcatgtggatggccacAGAGTAAAATCAGCATCTGGCATCTGTACCCAGAGAACATCTGCCAAGAATTATTAGGTGCAATGGAGACCTGATAAACTCTGCCAACTATCGGCAGCAGGGACAGTGAGGAGGAGAAAGGAGGGAGAGAAACGGGGAAAGAGACAGAAGGGGGCTGCTTGGAAGGAAGCCTTGTCATGAAGGGATGTCAGTAAAATacaaaaggaaagattttaGGTCTGGTCTTGAATGCGTCCCCCCACCCCCATCACTGCAGAGGGCTTCAGCGGCTAATTGGCTGCCTGGATGTTTATTTTAGTATGCATGTGTGCACAGACAGGTGTGCAGATGGCTTGAAGTAAAAAGATAACTTCCCAACCTTATGTCAGTTTCTTTCTTGCTTCCTCTTTCCCTCCCTTCTCTTCCCTCTGGGCCCTGTACAGATGTTGCAGCCTCAATTCAAACCCCACAACATCCAGCAAGTTCTACAGAGGCTGTTCCAGGTCATTCCAGGCCGTTCCCCATACGGTTCATGGGACCCTGCCCGCTGTCTGCGCTGTGCCGTGGTGGGGAATTCAGGCAACCTCCGCGGGGCAGGTTACGGTCCAATGATTGATGGCCACGACTTCATCATGAGGTGAGTCTTGAAATGCCACTGGGAAAAGAAAGTAGGGAAAGCAAACATTTGTCTTTCGAAAAATGGATTTTAAATACATATTCAAGATTATGATAGGGACCGGGTTTTGAAAAGAGATATACAAATATAAGTTGTGCCCTTGTATTCAGAATGAGTTTATCAAGCAAGGTTGTTATAGCTTtgtatgttttcttttttctttttttctccccaATTATAATGAAAGGTGAAATATGTAATTTCTCTATTTCTAGTAAAAATTATATCTTTTTCCTTAGCATCCCCATCATCTTCCATTGGTTGATCAATTCGATAGTCCCATTGCAAATTTAGAACTTTGGTTGAGAGCGTCTGGCTGACTTCAGgatatacaaacaaacaaagcaaTATTTTATAAGCACATTTCCACAGTGTTTACATTTTCAAGAGACATAAACCTACAAATAAATTACTACTCACTATAGAggattaattataataattttacatcaccttttaaaggcccactgaagtgccttaaagggatagttcacccaaaaatgaaaattagctttttttatttttatttactcaccctcaagtcatcctaggtgtatatgacattctcctTTCAGATGAATTaaagttgagttatattaaaaaagtcctggctaaagccaagctttataatggtagtAATTGTTGCTCTATTTTTGAAGTCCAtgaaaatgcatctgtccatcaaataccgtgctccacacggctctgggagGAATAAATGCCTTTAGAAGTGAATTGATgaatttttgtaagaaaaatatccatatttaaaactttttaaagtaactttTCGGCCGATCACCTTCCGTAttccagactgatctcatgaaatgcgGTATATATGACatgccaattcgtatgccattttggcgtgctatcaagacgcataatcgctttttagtgtgtttatcaacgccgttcCATTCTATCCCTTTACACTGCCCTTGAGAtgagaatgagaagaaatatgaacgagtgcgtgtgtgttctcaCCATTTCGTGTGCGTGTGGCACGAttatcatttcaacgactaaaacattaagatcaactctgttctatacatgaagatatcgtatgacttcagaagacttggaatgcaacatgagttaatacttttatacagtttttttggtcagtttttgcaagaaatgcatgtgactgtacatttatttgcctgtgaACTtgcgtgttttatattgtggagagtgggtaggtttagggtaggagtggagtgtgttgctccaaaatataaaattaggctataaatattcattttgtgagatcaggttggtgGAATCACATGGCATAGATatacacgcagagatgatggttcatttcggcgtagacatacacgcggaatcacacggtgtAGACAtagcggatagctcaaaatgcacacagataacacgccacttggctttagaaagtgccgTGTTTGTtaacgcaaagtcatgatgtcatgttgcgtattcagtttatggaaaaagtgttgaaagtgcctctgcagttcaaaggctTACACGACCAGTTGCGCTCTTCAGACGCTGTGTACGCATCTTGAACTCcaagaaggcactttcaacacttctctgttttgtttgacggacagatgcatttttatggatttcaaaaacagagcaacaatacctgccattataaagcttggattagccaggacttttttaatataactgattgtattcgtctgaaagaagaatatcatatacacctaggatggcttgagggtgagtaaatcatgggctatcaatttttgggtgaactaaccctttaatgcgcagcattatttaatatgttgacaatttccactgaaacaggatGCAGGGCGGAACAGCTCCTCACCTTTTAAAATTGGCAATAGCCTTTCATTTATATATCACAGCTCTGCCAGAGCCGTTGAGCTAGTGACAAGTGACAAGTTCAGCGTATAATATACAGCTATGGCAAAAATAAAGAGACcagtggtctcttatttttttccggAGCTGTATGTATAGTTTTATTCGCCTTAGTTTTAGTATGCCATAATAGTCCTGTTTTCCAGGATACTGATCACAGCCAGATATGGTGGATTGACATTTGCAATTGCAGGTTTCAGTCGAATGAACATAGAAAAGGGCAGAATGTAAGTGTTGCTGCTTTGAGAAAAGAGTAAAATAATGGCCTGGGGGAGACAGAAGAGTGTATGTTTACCGGAGATCAGAGAGACGGAGAGGCTGAAAGAGACGGAGGTATAAATTGAGGTGCTATTTCGGTGAAGTCTGAAATTAATCCCATCCTCTGAATCCATCTCTTTCTTCTGCCCTACAGCAGCTGTCTCCGTGTCTCTTTATTTGTTTAACTGCTGTCTGTTCTCATTTTGACACTGTTTAAGAGATGGTTTAACAGATGATATGGGCTTTTTTCCCTAGTCGAATGagtttgctgttgttgtttattGGCTCATATAAGTTTCTATTGTCTGATAGGTTTTTTTAATGGTACTTTGCTTGAAATCAGTTAGCGTCTTTGTATCACACATTTTATGTATATACTATATTACGTACTGGTGTGAATTTTCGGTATAGttattttttacttaattttataataataaaaataaaatcactaaCAGTACTGGTAATAAATACAACAAACTGTAGAACAATAAACCTTCCTCgtggtttcattaaaaaaatcttcattttaaaTAAGTATTGTGGTTTCCCATTTAAGCCTTGTTCTTTGGCCTGTGTTTAGtatattatataagaaagaaaaaagaaaaaaaaaccttgagaTTTGATTGGTAAATCATTTCCCTGGCTTTGAGACAAGCTTTAAGTCTTAAGAAGATAAAGAGAGAAACAGGCGAACATGTACATTTGTTGTTTTGTATTAAAATCTCCAGGACTATTACAGCTAAAGCTTTTTTAATTCCTACTGCCTAAATACAGGCTTGAGATTCTACATGTTACAAAATCTTGGTGATGTATGGAAGTTCTCAGAATTTGAGTGAATACATTTAGGATACAGACAGAGAATGAGGAATGGTTGCAAGAAGGGTTTTTTTTCTAATCAGAGCAGAGTGTTGAGAGGACATGATCTGTGAAATGGAAGCTCTGAAATCCATCGGCACAACAGACATGCCTCTTGAATAGACACAGACCCTGTCTGCGTTCCTGTCTGATCCACCCTCTCTCCATCATCTTGCGAGTATCTTGCAGTCTGTTTCTCTTAAAGgaatagctcacccaaaaatcgAAATTGTCGTTTTATACATCCTCATACAGGGTCTCCGCGGTTTGTAGGGTCTTAAAATGTCCCCCTGtagtgaaaatcaagtttttaatgttgtttatgtggtgtttttaacaTGCTTTAAGACCAACATGTTCAAATTCATAACTCAACAGTCAACACTATTGCTATTTCCATATATGGTATATATTCCATATTTGTCCATATATGGTATTTATGTTGTAGATTGACATTGAGATGCAATGTTGTTGAATGCATATTTTATCTCTCACATCTTTTTGAATTTCAAAATAAGAATCTTGTTGTAttttcaattaattaaaagtcttGCATCATGCATAAAATAGTTTCtgttattaataatttttagttgTTTTGTAGGTATTTCAATGGCACATTAAACTGTATCTGGCATTTAAAATTTCAACACTGAATTCAGTTTACAGATTTTTGTAACTGCAAAAATCTTTTTAAATGCATCTTAGTATTAAGAAAAATCCAATATTAATTGATCTCTAATTCATATGGATTCATATAGTAGTACATGGACCAGTTTCAGCACTTATGCATATATCGGAAAAAAATGCTCTTACCCTGTTTTGAAGTGAAATATGTGCTCCAGCctgtttaattaaaataatcagAGAGAAATTAAGAGAATCAGAGAGAaatcttctgtggaacacaaaaaaaagaattttgaaTATTGTCATGGTTACACATTTCTATGCAATTACAATGAGTGGCGAGGGTTTTCTGCTGTCTGCTTTTTTTGCCGCTAGCTGTCAACCTGAATGCTCTTTCTGTTCTGTTCATTGTACTCTATCATGGGGAATATAATTAAATGCCAAAGTAAATGCGGCTTGTTTCAGTGAAAGTGAGAGAGGGTTTTCACGGTCTAATTCAATTGGATCTGTGTGTTCCAGGATGAACCTGGCCCCCACTGTAGGGTACGAAGAGGATGCCGGCAGCCGCACCACACACCACTTCATGTACCCAGAGAGTGCCAAAAACCTGGCGGCCAACGTGAGCTTTGTGCTGGTGCCCTTCAAGACTCTCGACTTGTTGTGGATCACAAGTGCCCTCTCCACCGGCCAGATTCGCTTGTGAGGACAACAACACAGACACAAAGATTAAGAAAAAAGCTAGATagctgcattattttatttacattttttcatcttcggaacacaaattaagatatttttgatgaaatctgatggctcaaaAAGACCTCCATTGGCagcaatgtaatttcctctctcaagacccataaaaggtactAAATATGTCATTAAAAACCCATCTCACTAaagtggttctacaatcattttatgaagcaacgagaatagttaagtgggcaaaaaaacctaaataacaaCTATTCAACAAGTTCTTGTCTTCCATCTGGGCCTCTGATAGAACTCACAGACCAACACGACCAGTGATGCCACTAACGCGTTACACGTTAccctaatctgactacttttttccagtgaCGAGTAATCTTAACgggttactatttccaaaccagtaatcagattaaagtaactggacccactttatattaggtggccttaactattatgcactaacattttaattaatcatttgatacaatgcacttattgtgtacttacatgtttttacattgtacttacatttaaaaaaataccttttttgaacacaatttgaacacagtaagtacattttacttattttttgatgtaagtacatagtacttaaggccacctaatataaagtggggccaagtAACTTAACCAAGTCaatgtgagttactattttagacATTTCcctttgtaaatatatatatatatctttatcttatataaataaatgttttttttcaggGAGAGcattttttcaggaaatattttttaatttcgacttaaagggatacttcactactttttcatattaaactatgttattgtcagggatcaggaagtggaggacccagatgcagagtgaacaaggacagtttattaacaagacagatcaacagacacaatggggtagtggatgagtgacagtccaaacaccaggGCAGGGGAAAGACACCACGACGACAGGCAGGGGAggatgaccactgagaccagtccAGGCAGCCAATGAACTTGACGACAGCTCGTGAGGCAACACCAGGCAGGGCGATGGTGGACCAATCCAGGCAGGAACCAGGGGCTTGATGGTCTCCCAGAATCAGCTCCCTTCTTGGCTGAgaggcagtggagacagcggccagggaaaaacttaggacagaaaacacaggacacacacacacacacacacacacacacacacacacaagacaacaagaaacaacagacaaactaagaactatgactaaattaaacaaaaactaaaataataactggagctagaaaacaaagcaaattaaaacaaaaccaatctcTATAAAGAGACTGAACTGAGAAATAAAAGTGGaatacaggaaaaataaaaatgtaaaccaagaaaactaaacaataaggctaaagagaaatgccaaaataaaacctggagaaaatgagcaaaataaagacagaaactacactagactcaaaaactcaggaacaaagaaaaaactgaaaataaatgcaaagctagaaaaacaggagacactaaaactagaaaaggctagactaagctagacaaggagctagagacaggtacgcacaagcaaacgctcacaaacatacacaacgaaccagcaaagacatgagggaaggtagcacaatataaagggaccagagcacatgaggaacaggtgagcacaattagtgaaacgaggactagaccagactaaacaagggggcgtGGTAACGGCAAACAAGGAGGTaggacaagaggaacacatgacaaacacagagagagacagatccaagtactaagacacaaaacaaacatagaaacattaaacaaagacaaaacagacagagctgccagGGCAGAACCCTGACAGTACCCTCCCCCCAATGGACGCCCCCTGGCGTCCAAACTAGGCAAGGGAA
The nucleotide sequence above comes from Pseudorasbora parva isolate DD20220531a chromosome 16, ASM2467924v1, whole genome shotgun sequence. Encoded proteins:
- the st3gal2 gene encoding CMP-N-acetylneuraminate-beta-galactosamide-alpha-2,3-sialyltransferase 2 — its product is MPSVPPQREGRLGLGWGWGWAAWARTQRTGELRPWAPVGAVAAGERGGMRCSLRFCVVLGSLALLFLTSLFFSFSLRGGTGLPYLEPPGWEESHRVKLVPSYAGSHRVIPAESTQQKTCACSRCVGDPGVSDWFDENYDPDISPVWIRDNIQLPSDVYYWWVMLQPQFKPHNIQQVLQRLFQVIPGRSPYGSWDPARCLRCAVVGNSGNLRGAGYGPMIDGHDFIMRMNLAPTVGYEEDAGSRTTHHFMYPESAKNLAANVSFVLVPFKTLDLLWITSALSTGQIRFTYAPVKQFLRVDKDKVQIFNPAFFKYIHDRWTHHHGRYPSTGMLVLFFALHVCDEVNVFGFGADSRGNWHHYWEQNRYSGEFRKTGVHDADYEAQIIDKLAKAGKISVFPGK